One genomic window of Solanum stenotomum isolate F172 chromosome 9, ASM1918654v1, whole genome shotgun sequence includes the following:
- the LOC125877085 gene encoding elongation factor 1-delta 1-like isoform X2, with protein MAVAFHNLNSDSGLKKLDEYLLTRSYITGYQASKDDITVYSYLAKTPSTEYVNASRWYKHIDALLRISGVSGEGAGVIVEGSAPIAEAVATPPAADSKASAAEEEDDDDDVDLFGEETEEEKKAAEERAAAMKASGKKKESGKSSVLMDVKPWDDETDMKKLEEAVRSVHMEGLTYGASKLVPVGYGIKKLQIMLTIVDDLVSVDDLIENYLTVEPINEYVQSCDIVAFNKI; from the exons ATGGCTGTTGCATTCCACAACCTCAACTCTGACTCTGGCCTCAAGAAGCTTGATGAGTACCTCCTGACCCGCAGTTATATCACTGG GTACCAAGCCTCAAAGGATGATATCACTGTGTATTCATATCTAGCAAAAACCCCATCTACTGAATATGTTAATGCATCTAGGTGGTATAAGCACATTGATGCACTTCTGAGAATCTC TGGTGTATCCGGTGAAGGTGCTGGTGTTATTGTAGAGGGATCTGCACCCATCGCTGAGGCTGTGGCAACTCCTCCTGCTGCTGACAGTAAA GCCTCAGCtgctgaagaagaagatgatgatgacGATGTTGACCTATTTGGTGAGGAAACTGAAGAGGAAAAGAAGGCTGCTGAAGAACGTGCTGCAGCAATGAAGGCTTCAGGGAAGAAGAAAGAAT CTGGCAAGTCCTCAGTTCTCATGGATGTCAAGCCATGGGATGATGAGACCGATATGAAAAAGCTTGAAGAAGCTGTTCGTAGTGTTCATATGGAAGGATTGACTTATGGAGCAT CTAAACTTGTTCCTGTTGGATATGGTATTAAGAAGCTGCAAATTATGCTTACCATTGTGGATGACTTGGTCTCAGTGGATGATCTCATTGAGAATTATCTTACTGTTGAACCTATCAACGAGTACGTTCAGAGTTGTGACATTGTTGCTTTCAACAAAATAT GA
- the LOC125877085 gene encoding elongation factor 1-delta 1-like isoform X1, giving the protein MAVAFHNLNSDSGLKKLDEYLLTRSYITGYQASKDDITVYSYLAKTPSTEYVNASRWYKHIDALLRISGVSGEGAGVIVEGSAPIAEAVATPPAADSKASAAEEEDDDDDVDLFGEETEEEKKAAEERAAAMKASGKKKESGKSSVLMDVKPWDDETDMKKLEEAVRSVHMEGLTYGASKLVPVGYGIKKLQIMLTIVDDLVSVDDLIENYLTVEPINEYVQSCDIVAFNKICK; this is encoded by the exons ATGGCTGTTGCATTCCACAACCTCAACTCTGACTCTGGCCTCAAGAAGCTTGATGAGTACCTCCTGACCCGCAGTTATATCACTGG GTACCAAGCCTCAAAGGATGATATCACTGTGTATTCATATCTAGCAAAAACCCCATCTACTGAATATGTTAATGCATCTAGGTGGTATAAGCACATTGATGCACTTCTGAGAATCTC TGGTGTATCCGGTGAAGGTGCTGGTGTTATTGTAGAGGGATCTGCACCCATCGCTGAGGCTGTGGCAACTCCTCCTGCTGCTGACAGTAAA GCCTCAGCtgctgaagaagaagatgatgatgacGATGTTGACCTATTTGGTGAGGAAACTGAAGAGGAAAAGAAGGCTGCTGAAGAACGTGCTGCAGCAATGAAGGCTTCAGGGAAGAAGAAAGAAT CTGGCAAGTCCTCAGTTCTCATGGATGTCAAGCCATGGGATGATGAGACCGATATGAAAAAGCTTGAAGAAGCTGTTCGTAGTGTTCATATGGAAGGATTGACTTATGGAGCAT CTAAACTTGTTCCTGTTGGATATGGTATTAAGAAGCTGCAAATTATGCTTACCATTGTGGATGACTTGGTCTCAGTGGATGATCTCATTGAGAATTATCTTACTGTTGAACCTATCAACGAGTACGTTCAGAGTTGTGACATTGTTGCTTTCAACAAAATATGTAAGTAG